The following coding sequences lie in one Danio rerio strain Tuebingen ecotype United States chromosome 3, GRCz12tu, whole genome shotgun sequence genomic window:
- the si:ch211-74m13.1 gene encoding intercellular adhesion molecule 1 isoform X2, whose product MLQCVLGLFSAVTLLVTVKGTNAECPLQINPPKLVVRFNSSASANCNTSVTHDGMGWEATVGGVPLSKANLITWRVSQLTDWKIEPPFCYINYGKQCEVPLPVTIYKTPDSVSISTVNQIMTEGNQYELQCDIHNVAPAQNLTINWYKGETLVNQTNFTDNTKSPVNKIIRLLIHPDRADDGAQYRCETELNLGVEGPQPPPKNTSKPLSIDVHYKPQHSSSAENISQSDTVYLNCTVKANPAAVYTWHSEHLKEKISSPVIQSSPLSPGKYTCTATNDLGASSKVFIVSSAGRTTFWAIVIAGVVLAVLLIVSYVIFKIKSPPNTII is encoded by the exons GTACAAATGCTGAATGTCCTCTTCAAATCAACCCACCTAAACTTGTTGTGAGGTTTAATAGCTCGGCTTCAGCAAACTGCAACACTTCTGTCACACATGATGGGATGGGATGGGAAGCCACTGTGGGAGGAGTGCCCCTGTCCAAAGCTAATCTGATCACATGGAGAGTGTCACAGCTGACAGACTGGAAGATAGAGCCACCATTCTGCTACATAAACTATGGCAAACAGTGTGAAGTACCTCTCCCAGTCACTATTTACA AGACTCCAGACAGTGTTTCCATCAGCACTGTGAATCAAATAATGACAGAGGGAAACCAGTATGAGCTCCAGTGTGACATTCATAATGTGGCTCCTGCTCAGAATCTCACCATCAACTGGTACAAAGGAGAAACTCTGGTGAATCAAACCAACTTCACTGACAACACCAAGAGTCCagtcaataaaataattagaCTCCTGATCCATCCAGACAGAGCTGATGATGGAGCTCAGTACAGATGTGAAACAGAGCTGAACCTGGGAGTAGAAGGACCTCAACCTCCTCccaaaaacacatcaaaaccTCTCAGCATTGATGTTCACT ATAAACCACAACACTCCAGTTCAGCAGAGAACATCAGTCAGAGCGATACTGTCTATTTAAACTGTACAGTGAAGGCAAACCCGGCTGCTGTGTACACATGGCACTCAGAGCATCTGAAAGAGAAGATCAGCTCCCCAGTGATCCAGTCCTCCCCACTCAGTCCAGGAAAATACACCTGCACCGCCACAAACGATCTGGGAGCAAGCAGCAAAGTGTTCATCGTCAGTTCTGCAG GAAGGACCACATTCTGGGCCATTGTTATCGCTGGCGTCGTGTTGGCAGTCCTGTTAATCGTTTCCTATGTAATATTCAAGATTAAAAGTCCTCCAAACACTATCATTTAA
- the LOC566194 gene encoding intercellular adhesion molecule 2 — protein MRQCFLGLFCAASLLVTVKGINAECPLKIMPTKLVVRFNSSASADCSTSVTHDGMGWESTVGGVPLSKANLITWRVSQLTYWEIQPPYCYINYGKQCEVALPVTIYKTPDSVSISTVNQIMMEGNQYELQCDIHNVAPAQNLTVNWYKGETLVNQTSFSDTIKRPVSKTSKLMIHPDRADDGTQYRCETELNLGEEGPQPHPKNTSTPLSIEVHYKPKHSSSAEYISQSDTVYLNCTVKANPAAVYTWHSEHLTEKISSSVIQSSTLSPGNYTCTATNDLGADSKEFIVSSAGWTTIWAIVIAAVVLAVLLAVISFVVFKIKCRQNYAVQ, from the exons ATGCGTCAGTGTTTCTTGGGACTTTTCTGTGCGGCATCGCTGCTTGTGACTGTCAAAG GTATAAATGCTGAATGTCCTCTTAAGATCATGCCAACAAAACTTGTTGTGAGGTTTAATAGTTCAGCTTCAGCTGACTGCAGCACTTCTGTCACACATGATGGGATGGGATGGGAATCCACTGTGGGAGGAGTGCCCCTGTCCAAAGCTAATCTGATCACATGGAGAGTGTCACAGCTGACATACTGGGAGATACAGCCACCATACTGCTACATAAACTATGGCAAACAGTGTGAAGTAGCTCTCCCAGTCACTATTTACA AGACTCCAGACAGTGTTTCCATCAGCACTGTGAATCAAATAATGATGGAGGGAAACCAGTATGAGCTCCAGTGTGACATTCACAACGTTGCTCCTGCTCAGAATCTCACTGTCAACTGGTACAAAGGAGAAACTCTGGTGAATCAAACCAGCTTTTCTGACACAATCAAGAGACCAGTCAGTAAAACATCTAAACTCATGATCCATCCAGACAGAGCTGATGATGGAACTCAGTACAGATGTGAAACAGAGCTGAACCTGGGAGAAGAAGGACCTCAACCTCATCCCAAAAACACATCAACACCTCTCAGCATTGAAGTTCACT ATAAACCAAAACACTCCAGTTCAGCAGAGTACATCAGTCAGAGCGATACTGTCTATCTAAACTGTACAGTGAAGGCAAACCCGGCTGCTGTGTACACATGGCACTCAGAGCATCTGACAGAGAAGATCAGCTCCTCAGTGATCCAGTCTTCCACACTCAGTCCAGGAAACTACACCTGCACCGCCACAAACGATCTGGGAGCCGACAGCAAAGAGTTCATCGTCAGTTCTGCAG GCTGGACCACAATATGGGCTATTGTTATAGCTGCTGTCGTGTTGGCAGTCCTGTTGGCAGTCATCTCTTTTGTAGTATTCAAGATTAAATGTCGTCAAAACTATGCTGTTCAATGA